The stretch of DNA AATTACATAACAATGCATCTTTTGCTAGCAAATGTGCCACTTGATTGAGTTCTCTCTTGACATATTGAATCTGCCAAGCAACTGGACCTTGTATGAATAGCTTATTTCCTCCACAAGATGCTCATACTTAGTGAAATTCCCCCAAGGCTTATTAACAACATCAACTACTATTTTAGCATCCCCTTCTAGAATCACATTAGTCAATCCCAAATCTCTACAAAACAAACAAGCAGGTTGCCCTAGCTTCTGCTGAAGTGGAATCTGCACAAAAATCTACAGGTGCTCTCCTAGTTGCCAAAACTTCCCAAGTGAATTTTTTATCACAACCTCAATACCTATCCGAGTGTGTTCTTTCTCAACAGCTACATCCCAATTAGCCTTGACCTATGGACTTACAGGAGATGACCAAACATGTTGGTTATATGTCCTTAAACTGTTATGCCGCACCTACTATGCTTTGGCAGTCTGAAACTCTTGCAATTGGTCCATTGTTTGAAGAACAGGTACAATAGGATAAAGATTGAAGTTTTCATATATAACTGCATTTCTCTTAAGCCAAATCTTTCTCGTAATAATTACTATCTCAACAAATTCTTGTTGATCAAGGGTGTTACTTATATGCTCCATAAGAGACAGAAAATCCATCTCCCAACCACCCATCTTCTGAATTTCTCAACAGCCAAAACTCCAAACATCACCAACAGCAACACAATTTCATAAAGCATGAACCACATCTTTAGGACCACAGATGGGACAGAGGTTAGAGTCAAGCACTTTCTTTATCACTAAATTTTCTCTTATTGGTAAACCACTGTGAAATGCTTTCCAAATAAAAACCTTAACCACCATTGGAGAAGGTAGATTCCATagtttcttccaaaaaatatctCGATTATGTCTATTAGAAGTTTCACCAGAATTTCTGTCAAGCTGAATTTTCTGTAAGTGATAAGCACTCTTCACAGAGAAAGTGCCAAAATGAGTATACAACCAAATATGATTATCTTCAATGTTTAGCAtactaaggccccgtttggttgcACAAGGAATTTATTGTATGACATGAGCATTAAGTGGAGATGGGAAATGCAATAGGTGGAATCTCAATTGTATAAGTCAAAGGTTTAAGAATCAATCTATCCTTCCATATTGAGACTGTAGTACCATTACCTACTCTCAGTATCATACCTTCTTGCAGTAACACTTTAGCACCTTGAATTGATCTCCAAGCATATGAAGGTTGATATCCCAGTCTGGAATTCAGAAACTCTCCATGTCTGTAGTACCTTGTCTGCATAACTTTAGCTACAAGTGAATTAGGATTCTAATATAGTATCAAACCTTGCTTAGCAAGTAGGCCTTAACGAGACGTACACAGCCCCAGCGTGTATAAAACTGCTCGCTCAGAAACATATCATTTGATTCACTCAAATTCAAAACGCACACTCATAAAGTGTTAAAACGGTTCGGGTGTCCCAACTCCCCAGCACCAACGGTCAAATATCTTGCCCCTCCTatctttcaaaacaaaattaaagcaGTCCCAAACGGTCGAATATcacccctttctctctctcttttccagtATCAGAGACCTTACCGAATAATCTTCTACCCTAGTCTCCGACAAAGACCATGAGCCCCAACGCGATCTCCAAGGTCAGAGTTATTGTGAGGGTGCGCCCCTTTCTCCCTCACGAAATCGACGACAAGAACGGTGACCGGACACCATGTGTTTCAGTTCTTGATCAAGATTCCGATTCCGGTGAAGAAGTTTCCGTTTATCTGAAAGATAAAGAAACCAGGTGAATACATCTTTGCTTCTCATTTACAATCTGTGAAGAAATTTTTTGTGGGTTTTGGTGTTTGAATTTGACTACGAAAATCTTTTATCGTTTTTGGCCTTTGATTTTAACTCTGGGCTAATGGGGTTTTTTCATTTATGGGTGTAGCCGAAACGAGTGCTACCGGTTGGACTCTTTCTTTGGCCAAGAGGACAACAATCTAGGTCGGATCTTCTGCAAAGAAGTGAGCCCGTTGATTCCTGGGATTTTCCATGGCTGCAACGCTACGGTGTTTGCCTATGGGGCTACCGGGAGTGGGAAGACCTACACGATGCAGGTTTGACAAAGCAAAATAAATGAATCTTCTCGCTATCTTGTGTTTGGGTACTAGAAAAACCCAGggaaagaaatagaaagaaaataaactttgaAAGTCGAAGCAATTCTTCAAGTTAGTTTTCTTTCAGATAACATTCCTTGCATTATGGTTACCATGTTTTTCATGATTAACCAGGGTCTTCTGGTTTCCGTTTAGATCCCCcgaaagaaactaaagaaaacgAACTTTGAGAACTTTGAAATTTGGAATTAAAGCCACGAGttgtattttagaaaaaacTTCCTCAGTAGGGGGATTCTGCTTTTTATGAATTACTCAGAACATGGTTAATGTTGCAGGGCACTGATGAGCAGCCAGGACTAATGCCGCTGGCCATGTCTACAATTCTCTCATTGTGCCAAAGCACAGGAAACACGGCAGAGATTTCATATTACGAGGTCTACATGGACCGATGTTATGATCTTTTAGAGctcaaagcaaaggaaatagtgATTTTGGATGATAAAGATGGGCACATTCATCTACGGGGACTATCTCGGGTCCCTGTAAAGTCGATGTCCGAGTTCTCTGAGGCGCTTTGTTGTGGGATTGAGAGGCGGAAAGTCGCGCACACGGGTCTCAACGATGTCTCTAGTAGGAGCCATGGGGTGCTTGTGATTTCTGTTTCCACTCCTTCCGGCGATGGCCCTGGTGCTACTGTTATCGGAAAGCTGAACCTCATAGACCTAGCAGGTTCTTACTTTCATGTCTGATTGTTTATGTGTGTGGTTGTGAATGTGAATGTGAATCTGATCTTTCCCATTTTGATTTGTATGCATTATTTAACCAGGTAATGAAGATAATAGAAGGACATGCAATGAAGGGATTCGCCTCCAAGAGAGTGGGAAGATCAATCAGTCCTTGTTCGCATTATCGAATGTGATTTTTGCACTGAACAATAACAAACCCCGAGTGCCCTACAGAGAAAGCAAGTTGACCCGTATATTGCAGGACTCTCTTGGAGGAACAAGCTCTGCTTTAATGGTTGCTTGTCTTGTATGTTCTTTGACGTtggcttttgtttttcttcctttcaaaTCCTTCACCTGCCAGTTTTTATTTGTACGAGAATTTCAAGGAAGCCTCCTTTCTTTGATAACAGAATCCGGGAGAGTACCAGGAATCTGTCCATACTGTCAGCTTGGCTGCTCGGTCACGGCACATCTCTAATTTTGTTTCCTCAGCTCATAAGCTAGAGACCCCAAGGGACAAAGTCGACATGGAGGCCAAACTGCGTGCTTGGCTTGAATCTAAAGGCAAGATAAAGAGTGCACAACGAATTGGAGCATTCAATTCTCCTTTTATGGGCAAAATTCCCAGTTCTATAAGCTCTGTTAAGAAACCCAGTATCCATCACAGCTCTGTGAAAGCAAAGGCTACTACGAACCAAGGTGCTTGTAAGGCAAAACAAAGGtatgaataatttattgaaCCTTTCACAGTACACGCAGAAATAATACCCCCATTGCCTAATTGCTCAATATATGTATAGGTTTATTCCGGTGCCTTTCGCAAATTTATTCAATGATGAAGGTCAAGTTGATGCTTGCTTGGAGGTAAGAATTTGAACTCGTATAAAAGAAGTGTTGTAGAGCATCATCACCACTAGAAACAGAACCACAACATACCATATTGTCATTGGTAACAAAAAGCGCaaaattcaaaaggaaaatatagtGGCACTCAAGGTCATCAGGACTGATTTTTGAAATTGACTTGTGTCtattagaatttgaagattCCAAATAATGTATCCATAGTatgaaatattattgtttataatttagaaTGTAAAACAGGTTTATAGCTCCAGCTGACGATAAGATAAGATTCTGCTATAATTCATCTTGTTTAAGATTTCCTGTATGATAAATATCTAGAACAGAAAAGGACTTCGAAATTTTCCAACGTTCATGCATATTAATCCCTGTTCCATTGCAGAGTGGTGTGATTGCTGCTATGCCAAACACAGAAGTGATTGAGGCTGCTGCTGATGGAATTGTGCCCAATTCAAAAATGTTTTTGCCTGGTATGTCACAAATTGTACTATTTGGAACATTTTACGCaactcaaataaatataaaggaGGCATTTTAATGGTTGAAAGTTTTGGTTCTGAATAGATGAACCTTTGGACAAAGAGGATAATATTGCAACCATGCATTCTTCTGCCAATTGTGTTGGTTCATCCCCAGCTAAAGTGAAGAGAGATGTATTTAAGAGATCCAGAACAGTTCTTTCCCCCATAGACACCAAcgtaaatctaaaacttcttgAGGGGCTCTCATCCACGGATCAATCATACCCAGTTTTATTGGAGCCAATTACTCCCAAAAGAGCTTTCATTGGGACATCTGCGAACAAGTTGCAAACAACTTCCACTCCACTTGATAAATTCAGTACATGGAGCTGCAATTTGAAGGTAGATTTGGACAAAAAAAACTTAGAACATAGTGCGCTTCTATTTTGTATCTTCCAACTTTGATTCTTATTTCTGTAAATTTTGTGCACAGAGCTCTCTTATTCAAGAGTATATTGCTTTCTTAAATACGGCCAGcaagtaagtttttttttttttttttttttattcatctctATTTTCCATTTCTCAACTAGGTGAATTATATATTCCTTTAGGCAATTGGGCTGATCTGTGAATTGCCTTCTATTATTGCAGAGAGGAGCTACTTGGATTAAAGGTATATTTTAGCCAATTAATAGCCACAATGCAGCGTAGTAATctgatatatttttgttttttaaccctcttcctcttcaatatCATCTCCAATCCAGGGGATTGGAGAGAAAATGGCAGAATACATATCTGAACTCAGAGAAACAAGCCCATTAAAATCGGTAAGACAAAATCTACTAAGCTTTTGGGAAAGAAATGCAAACTCCCTTGATTATGTCTAGTAATACTGAAGTGTATTATTATATCTGTCCTTTTGCAGTTGAGTGATTTGGAGAAGATAGGCCTTTCATCCAAGCaggtactactactactacatcTTGATgtaaattttgagaattgagaGTGACAAAATTTTGGTTACCAAAAGggtaaatttcatttcatactaactttacattataatatacttgaaataaaaactttttgtaGGTTCACAACTTGTTCAGCAGAGCTACAAGAGGAATATTTGATAGAGCAGATGATGATTCAACACCCAGTTGTTGTTCAGAGCAATTGCAAGTGGGTTCTCCTCGTTTCTAGATGATGATTGATCAGATGTAAATGTCATTTCGAATATGTTGTTTATGCAGAGAGTATTTGCTTAGTTTTCTTATACCTCATGCGAACGAACAACAACTATATTCATTTAtcgaaaattatatttcatttaatcaaaatttgacAATCAAGCAtgcttcctaaaattatttaagttcgGAGAAATTGATGAAAGCCTTGGTTTGAAATATCAAATTTAAAGTTAAACATCTAATAAATTGCGAACGATCACATCCTTCTTAATAAAAGTCAAGAATTTAACCAATTTCGTACAAAACAAACTTCCGATATGTACAAGATCAGCAACGGCAGACCTATCGTGGCCccccaaaagtttgaaaaaaatatatatatatattaatttattataatttaataagattatattaaaatcttattatgtATTGACACCccttctaaaaaattatcttaaccCTCCACCTCAATATCCAAATTACTTATATATCCAAATTCAATACttaatagttttgttttttattctttttaaaaaaccctagttataattttagatattttatgtttttttttaattttagatattaaacatattttatttttattttaaattttactatgATCgcagaaaaaatttaatagaaataaaataaaaatattttattataattttaagttttattggGGCCCCAAAACATCCTGGTTCCGCCACTGAAAAGATCAGGATGGTATCAAAAGACCCCCCTTGTTGAAGAGATTCCCggacattaaataataaaaaaaaatgtaaaaatcatttctcgTAACGACGAACAAGCTAAGGATTTTTCATATTATGAATTGTTGGTGTGCtattatagagaaatgatactaataattatgaatatataaatatcgtataattattttaaaaaaataaataaatataaaatttatatgaaaaataaattttttaattataaattctattttttttaaaacaattacataatatttacatattaatatttatacattctactATTGTTGTATATAACATTCTTCATCGTAGATAGCAATTTCGCCACCTACAACACCATAACGAGATGATAATTGTGTCACATTCGGGGGAGGCTTGACTTTGCGGGACCCATATGATAATACAACCATATCTCATCGCcgatatttttcaaattctatccGATATTTACTTTCTTTTACTTGTACAATCGATAAATCTAACAGATAAACCAGAAACCGATAAAAGGAGGGAGGGGGTTTCATTCGCTTATCAAAAGCTCTCTCTCAACTCCTTCCCACATATACCAAAGCAGAGACAGAAGACTCTCCATCATACATCACTTACTGCTATCATACAAAAGTTAGAAAGCAAACACCCATGCAAACCTTAGACTATAAAGATTTGCAGAAAGACATCCATGGCtactttattttaataaaagacTCGACAcgcatatttatctatttttatatgCTCGCTATTTATTAGTTTTCAAAGACAAGGCCATCTCTGCTTTAAAGGCTAAGATCTATTATCTCATTTACAATTGCAAGGGTCACAGGTGCAGTTGGATCCGCACTTGCAGCCTCCATTCTCAGCAGCTCCCACGACCATCTCAGAACCCTCATGGTGTCTGCATAATTCATGATGATCACACACAAACATTAGTTTATTGTCCGACATAACAATGATTTGGAAGATTTCAAATAATATACATACGTCTTCTGGGGAGCAACACCAACAATAAGGGTCTCGGTGGTCGTGCTCTCCGAGTAGCTCAAGTCAGGGTACTTCTTGCATCTGGCACAGCAGCAGcatcatcaaaattaaaaatccacAAACCCATAAATTCGTACATGTtcaaatatgttaaaaaaactaGATTTGTTCTCAAAACAGCCACGAAATATGGGAAAGAATTTTGGTATAATGAAGGTGAGGAACATATAATCATTTCTTGGTTCCGTCTGTGCATATTTGCATGCAAGCGCCCATCAGACCATCcatctccaaaaattttattttttcctttatgatTTAAAGGAGAGGAAGATCAACGTTGAACAAGCTCTCTGATCCAAAAGGAACTGAGAGACTCATGAGGAACATGTACAACTTCCAACCTAGATCTTACCGAACAAGAACCCATCATGAACATGCAAAGTAAACAATTTTCAAACACAACAAAATAGGCATCaacttttgagacaaaaatgCCTAGGAATTACAGAAGGTTACCCTCCACAGCCAGAGCCGCACTTGCAGCCAGAGCCGCAGCCACAGTTTCCTCCGCAGCACGACATTTTCTTCTGTATTTTTCAGAAAAGAGAAACCAGAACCGAAGTTTGATACAACCGAGGGAAAGTAATAAAGATGATCAACTTGGAGTCGGGTAGGCAGAACGAGTTTGAGGGGAAGGCCCATGACCTCAATTTATAACGTGGTCGAGTGGAATATCCACCGTCCACATGTTGAGATCGTAGTTCGTGGTTATCCATGCGTATAGCTCCAAACCTTTCTTTCACTCGCTATGCTCCACGTATCCGTCGCTTTCACTCTAGTCTTTCCTGTCGAATTCACACGGACAAGACGCAGTAGATATTTCTAGGGTGTTCCACAAGCGTACGTTCTCTCTAGTCTTGCCCACCATCCACTGCCTGTAGATGATCACTAATCTCACTTAAGAAGGAACAtcattccaattttttttttttaaataaatctctTTAAGATATGGTTTGAacaatgaattgaattgaattgagttaagaatAAATTTCTCGGAATGTCTACCTCCAACCTCTAATCTCCAACTCTGACTGAGTCGGAGGGTGTTTCGGAGGTCAAACACCCTCTAACTCTGAATAGAGTAGCAACTGGACTTTTTTAGGCCCAGTTGACCTATTGATTGGCCTAATATTAACTCATGTTTTgcgtttaataatttaaaaaatctaaaatactacaaaaataagttaaaaagttaaattttaaatacaataactaaatcaaactacaaatcgaaaaccataaatttaaatttaaaactacaaatcgcaataaatttaaatttacaacaccaaaatattaaataatatcataaatttcattcaaatatgaaatagtTACAATGGCCAATGCCCCGCATCAGTCTTGGACAGTCTATGCATTTGAGCCGATGACTCAATAgtgattttcaattttcctgCATGAAGTTTTAGCTTTTATTGATCAGATACACTATATTTTCTTTAGTCAATCTAACTATAGACTTCTAAACCATCAGCCAAGACTCCAAGTGATATTATGAACTCACATCCACCTCTAACTCTGACAAGTTTTGCATAATGGTAATCATCTTACGGTGCGTCAGTCTTAAACTGTCAGTCATCTACAATTAGTCTGGGGTTTACAGCTAGATCTACAAAAtcgtataaattataaattaaataatgaaaacattaacattatgtaaataatcatttaaaatcataaaattacctaattcaagcctatagctctcgacATCAACGGCATCTACTCCAATGAGTGTTGAACTTATCCAGTTCTGTGTGCAAACAAGGGTCTCGAAGGTGGTCGGAGACAATAAACAACGATAACCATCCAAGACACGACCTTCGATGCTAAATGCCAACTCAGAGATAACAATAGTGATCGGAACTGCTAGTACATCTCTGGCTATTCGGGAAAGGATTGGAAACTTGCCAGAATTCaacttccaccaagttaatatctataatatatcactaggTGTCTCgacattttctataaaataacgCTCAACCTCAAACTTATACTGCATAATATTCATCGATGCATGATTTTGATGATATCATTGTAGCCGtaataaatttgaactttgtGCATGTGTGTTGTGCATGTGTGTCCTCCCAGGAAGATGTCGAGCTGGTCGGGCGAAAGGAGCTATCACCTTCGGTTGAAGACTGACTACTGTTGTTGCTATGgctatataaatcatcaatatcatatttaaGAGATCTACTAAACTTTTCAGCGTCCTCATCACTGATGACATCCTTAATCCAATCTTCTACAATCGCCAACTTATATCAGGGTTAAGGATCGCAGCCACAAATaatgatctatttattttctccacatcccccaatatttattatatttaattttcatcctcATAGTCATTGCATGCAACAAACCCACACTGTCAACACAACTCTCTTGCAAATGGTCATAAAGTCCCGAGAGTTCCTCAAAATACATGTTTGTAATAGGATATTTTGTCACAGATATCTGTATAGTTTTGTcataaaattgtttaaaaaataatcaactatGTCCGGCGCACCGAGCCCATTTCTCCCCCACCTGACTCCAGCAAAGCATATCTTATGCATCCATCCTTGACCTCAATTCGCTTGAACGATGTTTGGTACTTCTACGCTAAATCCAACATAAAGTATGTAGAATTCTATCGAGTTGGAACGTCCAATTGCAAT from Juglans regia cultivar Chandler chromosome 4, Walnut 2.0, whole genome shotgun sequence encodes:
- the LOC109006798 gene encoding kinesin-like protein KIN-10B, translated to MSPNAISKVRVIVRVRPFLPHEIDDKNGDRTPCVSVLDQDSDSGEEVSVYLKDKETSRNECYRLDSFFGQEDNNLGRIFCKEVSPLIPGIFHGCNATVFAYGATGSGKTYTMQGTDEQPGLMPLAMSTILSLCQSTGNTAEISYYEVYMDRCYDLLELKAKEIVILDDKDGHIHLRGLSRVPVKSMSEFSEALCCGIERRKVAHTGLNDVSSRSHGVLVISVSTPSGDGPGATVIGKLNLIDLAGNEDNRRTCNEGIRLQESGKINQSLFALSNVIFALNNNKPRVPYRESKLTRILQDSLGGTSSALMVACLNPGEYQESVHTVSLAARSRHISNFVSSAHKLETPRDKVDMEAKLRAWLESKGKIKSAQRIGAFNSPFMGKIPSSISSVKKPSIHHSSVKAKATTNQGACKAKQRFIPVPFANLFNDEGQVDACLESGVIAAMPNTEVIEAAADGIVPNSKMFLPDEPLDKEDNIATMHSSANCVGSSPAKVKRDVFKRSRTVLSPIDTNVNLKLLEGLSSTDQSYPVLLEPITPKRAFIGTSANKLQTTSTPLDKFSTWSCNLKSSLIQEYIAFLNTASKEELLGLKGIGEKMAEYISELRETSPLKSLSDLEKIGLSSKQVHNLFSRATRGIFDRADDDSTPSCCSEQLQVGSPRF
- the LOC109006799 gene encoding metallothionein-like protein type 2, which gives rise to MSCCGGNCGCGSGCKCGSGCGGCKKYPDLSYSESTTTETLIVGVAPQKTHHEGSEMVVGAAENGGCKCGSNCTCDPCNCK